Proteins from a single region of Bdellovibrio bacteriovorus HD100:
- the speE gene encoding polyamine aminopropyltransferase has product MKALGRHILVEFSGCNAEVLNDVSIIERSMVEAAQIAGATVINSTFHHFSPWGVSGVVVIQESHLAIHTWPEYRYAAVDLFTCGDSVDPWVSFEHLKKAFQANYSALEMNRGSLHVIQKSDFQPKIMREKPSFDLSKGHQIDRNVWFTDKDENQALSLRYTGDVLFDETNPFQRVRVLDSYSHGKFLAINNMVMCTERDEYHYHEMITHPVMQTHGNAKNVLVIGGGDGGTIRELFKYNVDNVTMVEIDEAVVRASKEHLPKIACEFNNPKLNLIIGDGIQFVKDAPANSYDVIIVDGSDPVGPAKGLFTAEFYNNCKNALKDGGLVITQGESPMFHEGTFVELNHCLKGIFGKQSVHTMLFHATTYPSGMWSLQVAVKGSKHPAKDFNKDQAAKFAQDKGLKYYNEDLHTAAFSLPTFVKTMLGDNA; this is encoded by the coding sequence TTGAAAGCTTTAGGTCGTCATATTTTGGTTGAGTTCAGTGGATGTAACGCAGAAGTTCTGAACGACGTTTCCATCATCGAAAGAAGCATGGTCGAAGCGGCGCAAATTGCTGGTGCGACAGTCATCAACTCCACTTTCCACCACTTCTCCCCATGGGGCGTAAGCGGTGTGGTTGTTATTCAGGAAAGCCATTTGGCTATTCACACGTGGCCTGAATATCGTTATGCGGCCGTGGATCTGTTCACCTGTGGTGATTCTGTGGATCCTTGGGTTTCTTTTGAACACCTGAAAAAAGCTTTCCAGGCGAACTATTCGGCTTTGGAGATGAACCGTGGTTCTTTGCACGTCATCCAGAAATCCGACTTCCAGCCTAAGATCATGCGCGAAAAACCTTCTTTCGACCTTTCCAAAGGCCACCAGATCGACCGCAATGTCTGGTTCACAGACAAAGACGAAAACCAGGCGCTTTCTTTGCGCTACACCGGCGATGTTTTGTTTGATGAAACAAATCCGTTCCAGCGCGTGCGCGTTTTGGATTCTTATTCTCATGGCAAATTCCTGGCGATCAACAACATGGTGATGTGCACCGAGCGTGACGAATACCACTACCACGAAATGATCACTCACCCGGTGATGCAGACTCATGGCAATGCGAAAAACGTCTTGGTGATCGGTGGCGGCGATGGCGGCACTATTCGCGAATTGTTCAAATATAACGTGGACAATGTGACCATGGTTGAAATCGACGAAGCGGTGGTTCGTGCTTCCAAAGAACACCTGCCAAAGATCGCTTGCGAATTCAACAACCCGAAATTGAATCTTATTATCGGTGACGGCATCCAGTTTGTGAAAGATGCACCTGCCAACTCTTACGATGTGATCATCGTGGATGGCTCTGACCCGGTGGGTCCGGCAAAAGGCCTGTTCACAGCGGAATTCTACAATAACTGCAAAAACGCATTGAAAGACGGCGGTTTGGTGATCACACAGGGTGAATCTCCAATGTTCCATGAAGGCACCTTCGTGGAATTGAACCACTGCCTGAAAGGCATCTTCGGCAAGCAAAGCGTCCACACAATGCTGTTCCACGCTACGACTTACCCGTCTGGCATGTGGAGCTTGCAAGTAGCCGTCAAAGGATCCAAACATCCGGCGAAGGACTTCAACAAAGACCAAGCGGCGAAGTTCGCTCAGGACAAAGGTCTTAAGTACTACAATGAAGACCTGCACACTGCGGCCTTCAGCCTTCCTACTTTCGTCAAAACGATGCTTGGCGATAACGCTTAA
- a CDS encoding superoxide dismutase, whose amino-acid sequence MFKLPNLPYAKTGIAPLFNEEQMTYHYDKHHKAYIDNLNKFMETDASLKGKSLEEITLTSTGGIFNNAAQAWNHTFFWFGMSPAGQGGQPSAELSAAITRDFGSMDELKAKFVDGGVKTFGSGWIWLCMDAAGKLSLVSTSNAAVPFTNNGPTPLLVADVWEHAYYVDYRNLRAKYLETFWAQVNWNFVSENFASKKVRDLTKSMT is encoded by the coding sequence ATGTTCAAACTTCCAAATCTTCCCTACGCAAAAACCGGTATTGCTCCATTGTTCAACGAAGAACAAATGACTTACCACTACGACAAGCACCACAAAGCTTACATCGACAATCTGAACAAATTCATGGAAACAGATGCATCCCTGAAAGGGAAATCCCTGGAAGAGATCACTCTGACTTCCACGGGTGGCATCTTCAATAACGCCGCTCAGGCATGGAACCACACCTTCTTCTGGTTTGGTATGAGCCCAGCGGGTCAGGGTGGCCAGCCATCTGCAGAACTTTCTGCTGCGATCACTCGTGATTTCGGTTCTATGGATGAGTTGAAAGCCAAGTTCGTGGACGGCGGCGTAAAAACCTTCGGTTCCGGCTGGATCTGGTTGTGCATGGATGCTGCTGGCAAATTGAGCCTGGTATCCACTTCCAACGCAGCGGTTCCGTTCACTAACAACGGTCCAACTCCATTGTTGGTTGCTGACGTTTGGGAGCACGCTTACTACGTTGATTACAGAAATCTTCGCGCAAAATATCTTGAGACTTTCTGGGCGCAAGTAAACTGGAACTTCGTTTCCGAAAACTTCGCTTCCAAAAAAGTTCGCGACCTGACCAAGTCCATGACGTAA
- a CDS encoding flavodoxin family protein yields MKKVLILNGSPTGDKGNCAQWIKGLVKLFGKRAEVEVVHLAKASYGPALRKKIESASGLFFVTGTYWDSWGSPLQKLMEDMTELEGSAAFMGKPAAVFVLMHSVGGKGVLSRLQGALSTMGFLIPPMSGMVYSLVSDIALKSASSHAKDFWQKEDAELIVENFLKACDLQVTWTTWPVDKKDPRRKWLK; encoded by the coding sequence ATGAAAAAAGTTTTGATTTTAAATGGCAGTCCCACGGGTGACAAAGGCAACTGCGCCCAGTGGATCAAGGGATTAGTGAAGCTCTTTGGAAAGAGAGCCGAAGTGGAAGTTGTACATCTGGCGAAAGCCTCTTACGGACCGGCTCTTAGAAAGAAAATCGAATCCGCTTCGGGTCTGTTTTTTGTGACGGGGACTTACTGGGATTCCTGGGGAAGCCCGCTGCAAAAGTTGATGGAAGACATGACCGAACTTGAAGGTTCTGCCGCCTTTATGGGAAAGCCTGCCGCGGTCTTTGTGTTGATGCATTCGGTGGGTGGCAAAGGGGTGCTGTCCCGTCTGCAAGGGGCCCTGTCGACGATGGGCTTTTTGATTCCTCCGATGAGTGGGATGGTCTATTCACTGGTTTCTGATATCGCCCTGAAAAGCGCGAGCTCGCACGCCAAGGACTTCTGGCAAAAAGAGGACGCCGAGCTGATTGTGGAAAATTTCCTGAAAGCTTGCGATCTGCAGGTGACGTGGACCACGTGGCCTGTCGACAAAAAAGACCCCCGTCGCAAATGGCTTAAATAA
- a CDS encoding BON domain-containing protein — protein MKSHLLRNQNDGELSRKIRDRIKWDKRVSLADLDIVIRDGVVVVSGFVDTSYKKNAALEVISETEGVWTIEDRIIVPADYYRSDDEIQSILKAQVDEMIKIGGEHIEVVVKDAVVRLEGEVFRPRLKAMAVGAAWELSGVHDVINAIEIKEPPRRVRMTVGFEFEMLFPLNKGTEILEDKLKEVS, from the coding sequence ATGAAATCTCATCTTCTGAGGAACCAAAATGACGGTGAGCTGAGTCGAAAGATCCGCGACCGTATCAAATGGGACAAAAGAGTGAGCTTGGCTGATCTGGATATCGTTATTCGTGATGGCGTGGTGGTGGTCAGTGGATTTGTCGACACTTCTTATAAGAAAAATGCCGCTTTGGAGGTGATCTCTGAAACGGAAGGTGTCTGGACAATCGAAGACCGCATCATCGTGCCAGCGGATTATTACCGCTCCGATGACGAGATTCAGAGTATCCTAAAGGCTCAGGTCGATGAAATGATCAAGATCGGTGGAGAGCATATTGAGGTGGTCGTCAAAGACGCCGTGGTCCGACTGGAAGGGGAGGTTTTCCGTCCACGTCTGAAAGCCATGGCCGTGGGTGCCGCCTGGGAGCTTTCCGGAGTTCATGACGTCATCAATGCCATTGAAATCAAAGAGCCGCCAAGACGGGTTCGCATGACTGTAGGTTTTGAATTTGAAATGCTGTTCCCTTTGAACAAGGGGACAGAGATCCTCGAGGACAAACTAAAGGAGGTCTCTTGA
- a CDS encoding HPF/RaiA family ribosome-associated protein, with product MQTDIYYRDITKTENLEAYLLETVEGAVGDFFKYDSGAHLTVRVETDRHRSQTRKPSYLCEVILKPTRSKTVIKVVKRDENFKRCVAKTVSALKGVLSKRSSRKSQHRRNDPMLEFQPMPLEGVA from the coding sequence ATGCAAACAGACATCTACTACAGAGACATCACTAAAACTGAAAATCTCGAAGCTTACTTGTTGGAAACAGTCGAAGGGGCTGTTGGAGATTTCTTCAAGTATGACAGTGGTGCTCACCTCACAGTGCGAGTGGAGACCGATCGACATCGATCGCAGACCCGCAAGCCCAGCTATTTATGTGAGGTCATTTTGAAGCCGACTCGTTCGAAAACTGTGATCAAGGTGGTCAAACGAGACGAGAACTTCAAACGATGTGTAGCCAAGACGGTATCTGCTTTGAAGGGCGTTCTTAGTAAACGTTCCTCTCGTAAATCCCAGCACCGTCGCAATGACCCGATGCTGGAGTTCCAGCCTATGCCACTCGAAGGGGTGGCATAA
- a CDS encoding LysR family transcriptional regulator: MFNYNHLYYFYVTARLGGVSNAAKYLHISQPSLSSQIKVLESSIDQKLFEKRGRNLHLTPEGERTFAYCKKMFDVAADFAESLKSPTEKQSQRIRIGVSDQVERPFIADLLAPLIREQRRAVEKTFFVSSAPSDALLTQLRSREIDLLLTNKPIYADDVTELATAEMPVNLMVSTKNLKERKMRISRNTSAVDFLAAVPWGLIIPSYKMKLRHETDLFFQDIRARKKVVFESDIISVVGRAIVDGAGVGFLPVPYVMDEVSSGILTLLGPKAGYWKHTLYLLGRKDEKEDETIQDLKKTIKRLEKI; the protein is encoded by the coding sequence ATGTTTAACTACAATCATCTGTACTATTTCTATGTAACCGCCCGGCTGGGTGGAGTCAGCAATGCTGCCAAATACCTGCATATCAGTCAGCCCTCCCTCAGCTCACAGATCAAAGTTCTTGAATCTTCCATCGATCAAAAGCTCTTTGAAAAGCGTGGCAGAAATCTGCATCTGACTCCGGAAGGCGAACGCACGTTTGCTTATTGTAAAAAGATGTTCGACGTTGCCGCCGACTTTGCTGAATCACTGAAAAGCCCGACGGAAAAGCAAAGTCAGCGCATCCGCATCGGCGTGAGCGATCAGGTGGAACGTCCTTTTATCGCCGACTTGCTGGCCCCGCTGATTCGCGAACAGCGCCGTGCTGTGGAAAAAACCTTCTTCGTCAGCTCGGCCCCTTCCGACGCCCTCCTCACCCAGCTGCGCAGTCGCGAAATTGATCTGCTTCTGACCAACAAGCCGATTTATGCCGATGACGTCACCGAACTTGCCACAGCCGAAATGCCGGTGAATCTGATGGTGTCCACCAAGAACCTGAAAGAACGCAAGATGCGCATTTCTCGAAACACCTCGGCCGTGGATTTTCTGGCTGCCGTTCCGTGGGGACTGATCATTCCGTCCTACAAGATGAAACTGCGCCATGAAACTGACCTGTTCTTCCAGGACATCCGCGCCCGCAAAAAAGTGGTCTTTGAAAGCGACATCATTTCGGTCGTGGGCCGCGCCATCGTCGACGGCGCCGGTGTGGGCTTTTTGCCTGTGCCCTATGTGATGGACGAAGTCAGCTCGGGCATCCTGACGCTGCTAGGACCCAAAGCCGGCTACTGGAAGCACACCTTGTACCTACTGGGAAGAAAAGACGAAAAAGAAGACGAAACAATTCAGGATCTGAAAAAGACCATCAAACGTCTGGAGAAGATTTAG
- a CDS encoding M20/M25/M40 family metallo-hydrolase, whose product MMKTATMAFVTLVAMTATAHVPALESFETKPILADLKDLRALNIPVLAKDERIEVGYAIVTPVMQQRIQERAHQVGKCGGFEDLTLDMHIQGTGFNSILDSLAAIQEKNALYERAPFAALSLEKNGTIEAAMTEVSEDNLRSYVTWLSSFPSRSNRDAEPNRHVVEMKTRLEAMLAEATIPYEISEINHTSTKQRTLKVRLVGSERPNEIVVLGGHLDSINQSWGGGKTAPGADDNASGSANLIEALRIMMTKAQPKRTVEFFWYAGEESGLLGSAEIAKQYKADKKDVVAVLQLDMTLFPGSGELVIGSMTDFTSSWLRDYLKAANETYIHARIVDDKCGYGCSDHASWNRQGYPALMPFEATFSKSNKNIHTTRDVISPESNFKHSAAYTKIALVMGMDLANSTARQPY is encoded by the coding sequence ATGATGAAAACTGCCACGATGGCTTTTGTGACGTTGGTTGCTATGACGGCAACTGCGCATGTGCCTGCGCTAGAAAGTTTTGAAACCAAACCTATTCTGGCCGATCTTAAAGACCTGCGCGCCCTGAACATCCCGGTATTGGCAAAAGATGAACGCATCGAAGTGGGTTACGCCATCGTGACTCCGGTGATGCAGCAAAGAATTCAAGAGCGCGCCCATCAGGTGGGTAAATGCGGAGGCTTTGAAGACCTGACTTTGGATATGCATATTCAAGGCACAGGCTTTAACAGCATTTTGGACAGTCTTGCGGCTATCCAGGAAAAAAACGCCCTTTATGAGCGTGCCCCATTTGCCGCCTTGTCGTTGGAAAAAAATGGGACCATCGAAGCGGCCATGACAGAAGTCAGTGAAGACAATCTGCGCAGCTATGTGACCTGGCTGTCCTCGTTCCCTAGTCGCAGCAACCGCGATGCGGAACCAAACCGCCACGTGGTGGAAATGAAAACCCGTTTGGAGGCGATGCTGGCTGAAGCCACCATTCCTTACGAGATTTCCGAGATCAACCACACCTCCACAAAACAAAGAACCCTGAAAGTCCGTCTGGTCGGCAGCGAGCGTCCGAACGAAATCGTGGTTCTGGGGGGGCACCTGGATTCTATCAACCAAAGCTGGGGCGGAGGCAAGACTGCGCCGGGGGCTGATGACAATGCTTCAGGTTCTGCGAATCTGATTGAAGCTTTGCGGATCATGATGACGAAAGCTCAGCCCAAACGCACGGTGGAGTTTTTCTGGTACGCGGGTGAGGAATCCGGTCTTTTGGGATCAGCCGAAATTGCCAAACAATACAAAGCTGACAAAAAGGACGTGGTCGCGGTTCTGCAATTGGATATGACCTTATTCCCCGGTTCAGGTGAACTGGTTATCGGCAGCATGACGGATTTCACAAGCTCCTGGTTGCGTGATTATCTGAAGGCGGCGAACGAAACCTATATCCACGCGCGCATCGTTGATGACAAGTGCGGTTATGGTTGCAGCGATCATGCGTCCTGGAATCGTCAAGGTTATCCGGCACTGATGCCGTTTGAAGCCACCTTCAGCAAGAGCAACAAAAACATCCACACCACGCGTGATGTGATTTCTCCAGAGTCCAACTTCAAACACTCGGCGGCTTATACAAAAATTGCCCTGGTGATGGGGATGGATCTTGCCAACAGCACCGCAAGACAGCCCTATTAA
- a CDS encoding B12-binding domain-containing radical SAM protein: MTTDILLVTLNSTYQHSSFGLRYLYANLEELQNRAQIMEFTIARDPRDIAEILLRQKPKIIGLGVYIWNAQESLELVSLLKRISPETLVVLGGPEVSHEAETNPICQIADFTIKGEADFLFRDFCKNFLNDGTLPAQKFVTNILPDIKTIKTPYEFYSDEDIQNRVLYVEVSRGCPYRCEYCLSSLDKAVRNFDVPAFLADMQKLMDRGARQFKFIDRTFNLSPSTCTQILEFFLERVHLGLFLHFEMVPDRLPTEIRELIKKFPAGALQFEIGIQTWNTDVARLVSRRNDLEKVKDNFRFLASETGVHTHADLIVGLPGEDIHSFARGFDTLAELRPDEIQVGILKRLKGAPIARHDKEWEMVYSNHPPFQILRTKSMDFATLQVMNRFAKYWDLYANSGTFKKFVESLKDKAQEQEHKSFFWQFYEFNDFMSKRHAQSHGISQLNLFESALVYLIENQKWPEEKAKELLAEDYLATGKKELPRFLKKGEEKNQKLSGENSNKINLPKRQQRHLVGKPETVS, translated from the coding sequence ATGACGACAGACATTTTGCTTGTGACCCTGAACTCCACCTACCAACACAGTTCATTTGGACTGCGATATCTGTACGCCAATCTTGAAGAGTTGCAAAACCGCGCCCAAATCATGGAGTTCACAATCGCCCGGGACCCCCGCGATATCGCAGAAATCCTGCTGCGTCAGAAACCAAAGATAATCGGTTTGGGTGTCTATATCTGGAATGCCCAGGAATCCCTGGAGCTGGTGTCCCTGCTAAAAAGAATCAGCCCCGAAACCTTGGTGGTCCTGGGAGGACCCGAGGTCAGCCACGAAGCCGAGACCAATCCGATTTGTCAGATCGCAGATTTCACAATCAAAGGCGAGGCGGACTTCTTATTCCGCGACTTCTGCAAAAACTTCCTCAATGACGGAACCCTGCCGGCTCAAAAGTTTGTCACAAACATTCTGCCCGACATCAAAACCATCAAAACCCCTTACGAGTTCTATTCCGACGAAGACATCCAGAACCGGGTTTTGTATGTCGAGGTGTCCCGCGGCTGCCCTTACCGCTGCGAGTACTGCCTGTCATCGTTGGACAAAGCCGTGCGCAACTTTGACGTCCCGGCTTTTTTGGCTGACATGCAAAAGCTGATGGACCGCGGAGCCCGCCAGTTCAAGTTCATCGACCGCACCTTCAACTTGAGTCCCTCCACCTGCACCCAGATCCTGGAATTCTTCCTGGAGCGTGTCCACTTGGGATTGTTCCTGCACTTTGAAATGGTGCCGGACCGCCTGCCGACAGAAATCCGCGAACTGATCAAAAAGTTCCCGGCCGGAGCCTTGCAATTTGAAATCGGTATCCAGACCTGGAACACCGATGTGGCTCGTTTGGTCAGCCGCCGTAACGATCTGGAAAAAGTAAAAGACAACTTCCGCTTCCTGGCTTCAGAAACCGGAGTGCACACTCACGCCGATCTGATCGTGGGTCTGCCGGGTGAGGACATCCACAGCTTTGCGCGCGGATTTGACACTTTGGCCGAGCTTCGTCCTGACGAAATTCAGGTGGGTATTTTGAAACGCCTGAAAGGCGCCCCTATCGCCCGTCACGACAAAGAATGGGAAATGGTTTATTCCAACCACCCTCCGTTCCAGATCCTGCGCACCAAATCCATGGATTTTGCGACCTTGCAGGTGATGAATCGCTTTGCAAAGTACTGGGACCTCTACGCCAACAGCGGCACTTTCAAAAAGTTTGTGGAAAGCCTGAAAGACAAGGCCCAGGAGCAGGAACACAAGTCCTTCTTCTGGCAGTTCTATGAATTTAACGATTTTATGTCCAAACGCCATGCCCAGTCCCACGGGATTTCGCAGCTGAATCTGTTTGAATCAGCCTTGGTGTATCTGATTGAAAATCAGAAGTGGCCTGAAGAAAAAGCCAAAGAGCTTCTGGCCGAAGACTATCTGGCCACGGGAAAAAAAGAGCTTCCTCGCTTCTTGAAAAAAGGCGAAGAAAAGAATCAGAAGCTGTCAGGGGAAAATTCCAACAAGATCAATCTGCCTAAGCGACAGCAAAGGCATCTTGTCGGGAAGCCGGAGACCGTTTCATAA
- a CDS encoding DUF1772 domain-containing protein yields the protein MNVSTLLRYCGLLLVGMMAGSSFAFVLGMGPAMEQLSITSYMEFHRSMETPFNIFSPLIYLLAIATLVASLYQLRQSWKSMEFLLIAFALLCVVDELLMTRFGNLPLNHVISQWDLIAPPPDWVEIRSQWLRFMYIRSALLVSGFALLLASTFFMKRSPASRQDAFAVA from the coding sequence ATGAACGTTTCCACTCTTCTTAGATATTGCGGCTTGCTCTTGGTGGGCATGATGGCGGGCAGCTCCTTCGCCTTTGTCCTGGGTATGGGACCGGCAATGGAACAGCTGTCGATCACATCCTATATGGAATTCCACCGCTCGATGGAAACTCCGTTCAATATCTTCAGTCCCTTGATCTATTTGCTGGCCATCGCGACTTTGGTGGCCAGTCTTTATCAGCTTCGCCAGTCGTGGAAATCGATGGAATTTCTTTTGATTGCGTTTGCGCTTCTTTGTGTGGTGGATGAACTGCTGATGACCCGTTTCGGGAATCTGCCTTTGAATCACGTGATCAGCCAGTGGGATCTGATTGCGCCGCCACCGGATTGGGTTGAGATTCGCTCCCAATGGCTGCGATTCATGTACATCCGCAGTGCTTTGCTGGTGTCCGGATTTGCACTGCTTCTGGCATCCACCTTCTTTATGAAACGGTCTCCGGCTTCCCGACAAGATGCCTTTGCTGTCGCTTAG
- the ubiG gene encoding bifunctional 2-polyprenyl-6-hydroxyphenol methylase/3-demethylubiquinol 3-O-methyltransferase UbiG, with protein MELAKVDREIVNNEAYDHLADRWYEAQDDPIALLRNQHKVEMPWILESIRRNIGYKAEILDMGCGAGFLANDLAAAGHKVTGIDLSTSSLKVAESRDLTHSVHYRQGDVYQVPFPNESFDVVAAMDLLEHVSDPQRVIAEASRVLRPGGLFFFNTFNKNPLAWLVVIKGMEWFVKNTPNDYHVYSLFIEPKKLKLWLEDFSLDTQEIRGIRPVFMQKALWQLIRTGEVPKDFKFTFSRAPLIAYTGFAKKSRGFN; from the coding sequence ATGGAATTGGCGAAAGTGGATCGCGAGATCGTGAACAATGAAGCTTATGATCATCTCGCGGACCGTTGGTATGAGGCTCAGGATGATCCCATCGCTCTTTTGCGCAATCAGCACAAAGTGGAAATGCCGTGGATTCTGGAATCCATTCGCCGCAATATCGGTTACAAAGCCGAAATTCTGGATATGGGCTGTGGGGCGGGCTTTCTGGCGAATGATCTTGCAGCCGCAGGTCACAAAGTGACGGGGATTGATCTTTCCACTTCCAGCCTGAAAGTGGCGGAATCTCGTGATCTCACCCATTCAGTGCACTATCGCCAGGGCGATGTTTATCAGGTGCCATTTCCCAACGAAAGTTTCGATGTGGTGGCCGCGATGGATTTGCTGGAGCATGTTTCAGATCCGCAGAGGGTGATCGCAGAAGCCTCGCGGGTGCTGCGTCCGGGCGGGCTGTTCTTCTTTAACACCTTCAACAAGAATCCGCTGGCGTGGCTTGTGGTGATCAAGGGCATGGAGTGGTTCGTAAAAAACACACCCAATGACTATCACGTGTATTCGCTGTTCATTGAACCCAAAAAACTGAAGCTGTGGCTGGAGGATTTTAGCCTGGATACCCAGGAAATCCGGGGTATTCGTCCGGTGTTCATGCAAAAGGCGCTGTGGCAGCTGATTCGCACCGGTGAAGTGCCCAAAGATTTTAAATTCACATTTTCGCGCGCACCCTTGATTGCGTACACGGGGTTTGCCAAGAAGTCGCGGGGATTCAATTAA